One genomic segment of Hippoglossus hippoglossus isolate fHipHip1 chromosome 22, fHipHip1.pri, whole genome shotgun sequence includes these proteins:
- the LOC117756213 gene encoding histone H1-like — translation MAEAAPAPAPAAAKAKVAKKKVVKPKKVGPSVSELIVKAVSASKERSGVSVAALKKALAAGGYDVEKNNARVNNTIKKLVVNETLVQTKGTGATGSFKMSKKVETKVQKPVKKAAPKAKKPAAKKPAVAKKPKSAAAKKPAAAKKSLKKVTKPAAAKEPTKSPKKVAKSPKKVVKSTTKAAKSPKKAAKSPKKVAKSPRKVVKKAPAPKKAPATKVAKPKVKRTAAKKK, via the coding sequence atggCAGAAGccgctccagctccagctccagccgcCGCCAAGGCTAAAGTGGCCAAGAAGAAGGTCGTGAAACCGAAGAAGGTCGGCCCCAGCGTCAGTGAGCTCATCGTGAAAGCCGTGTCCGCGTCCAAGGAGCGGAGCGGCGTGTCAGTGGCCGCCCTCAAGAAGGCTCTGGCTGCCGGAGGCTACGATGTGGAGAAGAACAATGCCCGCGTCAACAACACCATCAAGAAGCTGGTGGTCAACGAGACCCTGGTCCAGACCAAGGGAACCGGGGCCACCGGCTCGTTCAAGATGAGCAAGAAGGTGGAGACCAAGGTCCAGAAGCCGGTGAAGAAGGCCGCTCCCAAAGCGAAGAAGCCCGCCGCCAAGAAACCCGCAGTGGCTAAAAAGCCCAAGTCAGCGGCAGCCAAGAAGCCAGCAGCCGCTAAAAAGTCCCTGAAGAAGGTGACGAAACCAGCAGCGGCCAAGGAGCCCACGAAGAGCCCCAAGAAGGTGGCGAAGAGCCCCAAGAAGGTGGTGAAGAGCACCACGAAAGCGGCGAAGAGCCCCAAGAAAGCGGCGAAGAGCCCCAAGAAGGTGGCGAAGAGCCCCAGGAAGGTGGTGAAAAAGGCCCCTGCACCCAAGAAAGCCCCCGCGACGAAGGTCGCCAAACCCAAAGTGAAGAGGACAGCAGCCAAGAAGAAGTGA